From the Debaryomyces hansenii CBS767 chromosome F complete sequence genome, the window AAACGTCGTTTCTACATCAGAAAATGGCTTGAACTTTGTCTTATCTTATGATGATAGGTTTAATGATGCTCAATTTAATAACTTTGATCTCAAATTGAGACAGAACATGTTGAAATACTGTGACGACAGCTATCGTACACGTCTATAGCCTATTCGCTGCAATTCTTAATAAACTAGTTgtatttgcaattaaatGGTTATCCTCTGTAGTTGTTTATGTGTCAcgtgaaaaatataataatgaataaacTGTCCGTATTAAGTACTATCAATTTTCTATCAACTGTAATAACCAAATTAAGATTAAGCATATACGTAAAGCAGGTATAAAGTGTAAACAAAACATTGTTTCAATGCTGTCTGATAGGTATAGCGATTCCGGCAGTGAGGTGTTGAGGAATAGAGAAACAGGTGAATGGATAAATCAGCAGAATGTACGAGAGGTGAAGAgatttgatgaattcacAACGATAGATTGGGTAGAAGATGAACTTTGTGAACATTGGAAAAGGTTATCCAAGAATAGAAGCATTAATAGTAGGGCTACATCATTTAAAGATAAACTTATCTCAGCAACGCAGAATTGGTTTGTGCTAGGATTTATGGGTATAGTGATAGGATTGATCGCAGGGTGCTTGAATATCATAACGGCCTGGCTAACGAGCATACGAATGGGTCATTGTTCGGGTAATTTCTATTTGAATGAGACATTTTGTTGCTGGGATCAGGACGAAGATAAGTGTACTAATTGGGTCAGTTGGTCTCAGATCGGATTTTTCAACTATATCATTTATGTAATAATATCGGTTCTGCTAGCGTATTCAGCAGCGATCTTAGTCAAAAAATATGCTCCAAGTGCAGCCGGTTCAGGGATATCGGAAATCAAGTGTATTGTTTCGGGTTTCGTCATGAAAGGCTTTTTAGGGTGGTGGACATTACTAATTAAGAGTGTAGGCTTACCACTAGCGATAGCTTCCGGTCTAAGTGTTGGTAAAGAAGGACCTAGTGTACACTATGCCGTATGTGTGGGTAattcaattgcaaaattgtttggaaaatatagaaaaagtGCTACTAAAGCTAGAGAATTTTTAACGGCCACATCAGCAGCAGGCGTGGCAGTTGCGTTTGGTTCACCAATGGGTGGAGTGTTGTTTTCGattgaagatatttcaacGGTATTTCAACTTTCTACGATTTGGAAGTCGTACTTCTGTTCTTTGATTGCAGTCACCACATTGGCTGCCTTAAATCCGTTCAGAACAGGTCAATTAGTAATGTTTGAAGTAACGTATAATACTAATTGgcattattttgaaataccGTTTTACATTATTTTAGGTATTTTTGGAGGAGTCTATGGTATTGTTGTATCAAAGTTCAACCTTCGAGTTGTTGCTTTTCGTAAAAAGTACTTATCCAATATGGCGGTGAGAGAGGTAATAATACTTTCTTCCCTAACTGCTTGCTTTTGttattttaatgaattcttaAGATTAGACATGACAGAAACTATGCAAATACTATTCAATGAATGTGATGCTGGCTCAGAACATGCAATTTGCAACCCAAATTCCAAGAAGGtatcaatatttatgtcattaatatttgctACTGTCGCCAGAATGGTCCTAACTATATTTACTTATGGCTGCAAGGTTCCAGCGGGTATATTTGTTCCATCAATGGCAACTGGGGCTACGTTTGGACGGGCACTTGGCATGATAGTGGAAAAGATACAACAGAGTAACAAggaatcatcaatattttcaacgTGTCCTGCTAATGGGGATAAATGCATTATTCCTGGAACGTATGCTTTCTTGGGTGCAGCAGCAGCATTGAGTGGTATAACTCATTTGACAGTAACAGTTGTAATCATCATGTTTGAGTTAACTGGCGCGTTGCGTTACATTATTCCAACAATGATAGTTGTCGCCATCACCAAAAGtatcaatgataaatatgGTAAGGGTGGAATAGCGGAACAAATGATAAAGTTCAATGGATTGCCATTAATCGAATCGAAGGAGGAGTATAGATTTAACACAACAGTGAAAAGTGCTATGTCAAATATCACTGTTGCTTTTCCAAGTGATGAATCGGAAAGTATCTCATTGAATCAGTtaaagaagttattgaCAAAAACGACCTATAGTGGGTTCCCAATTATTCAATCCACAGCTCATCCTCGGGTTATTGGATATATTACGCGAGCTGACATAAAATACAATCTTGAGAATACCGTAAGTGTCGGTGACAGTGTTAAATGCAATTTTAATTCTGAACAAAGTCAGGATTCAGAAGATCACATAGAATTTGGCGCCGTTGTTAATAGACACCCATTTACAGTCAATGTCACTACTACCTTAGAGTATGTCTTGGATGTCTTTGTGAAATTAGGACCCGGATTTATATTGGTGGAACAAGAAGGGTTACTTGTTGGAATAATCACGAGAAAGGACATTCTCAGATATGAATATAGTGTACATGCAATGCATTCCAATAAAGATTTGGAGTCTGCTCATGCCGCATTTGATGAAAGGGTTTGGCATCTCATGAACTATTTTGCAACTGCGctcaagaaaaatatagGTAAACTACTTCATAACGACGAATATCGATATATACATTAGTAATTAAACGTTTTTATTAGATGCTATATGCCACAATAGATGTACCGGATTATTCATCCTTCCACTTACCATGTTCTTTATAATCTGCGTATAAAGTTCTATAATATGTTTTTCCAGGAATATCTAGCGAGGAACTAACAAGTCGCAATTCAGTTTGAGAAAGAACGTTAAAAATACTAAATATACCACCcattaattcatcattaacttcacttttgaaattgttcttcaatgcaatattaatatagtTTAACAAAAGTATTGGTAAATGCTTTCTGAGTGATCTTTTGATCAATGCGGATGTAGAGTTCAATGAAGATTGCACCATTTCCTTTGATGATGTATTTGATGGTTCACATAAATTGCTTAACAAACGGGAATATGCACCTGTAGCCTTTGTAGATGATGATAAGTAATTATTTTCAGATTTGAGATTTTTGATCGAAAGAGGTGCCAACAAAGAAACGCATGCgttaattataatatgaTGACGAGATGATAACTTGAACCTATGGAaaagcaaaatatttgacatAACATGGgttaattgaatatatatatcaacaACATGTTCCAATTTGGCGAATTCAGGTTCACTTAAAGAGTACGAAACTCTTGTTATTAAAGATATCGTAGTTTCCAACGCATATTGGTTGAAGCACCAGGTCATGCCACTTAAGCTTGTTTTCAAAGTCGACAATATGGAAACTATAGAGTTATGTCCAGATAACGAAATCAACTTGTATTGTGTCAAAAACACTGATAACGtcttaataaataaagtgGTACAATCCGCCTGATATTCTCTGTTTAAAGATTTGATCAACGAGTTGGTGATTCTTACCAACGAAGACATGTATCTGGGATCCTCTTCAGTATTGACTGAATGCAATACAAATTCATAGAACATTttaaaatcatcttcatttgcAGAAATTTTGTCAAGATATGACATCAAAGCCATTGTCATCTCATCAATATCAGCCCCGAATTTCACGTCTAACGAGATAAATAAACTTGAAATGAAGACCGCATCATTAAACGAAGGCCCTGATACGTTcgttaataatttgaataatattactctaactttattaatttgatCATTATGGGCCGAGGGCAATTTCTGTCCGATCATCTTAATTAAGGAACGGATATCGTGTGCTTCCTCACTATCATCACTTGATGTTAAGTATAGCGAGTTTAACAACCAACAGACAATTTCGTAgtttatattcttcttgCTTTCAATTATCTTATGTAAAAGTTCTTTTGTGGTCTTTACAAAAAGGTTAATTAATGCTTTTATCATTCCCTCAAGGTTATTGTCAGTATTCTTATGCTTTGTATTAGTCAAAATAATGACTAATGCTGCTTGAAATTCTGACGGTAGCtccaaaatattctttgttttaaaacctttgaagaaatcattcaaatacTGAATCGATTCCAAGATATAGGTTTTGTTTGTTTCCACGCTGTACTGGCTTAAATTTTGGTTCCAGATAGATTGTAGGATTTCATTAGATAATTGTAATGAAGTTTGTACCGATGTttccattaattttaatgatAACTTGAAATCcaattcaattgatgatttaaaagAGGgttgaattaataaatgCCTTAAGGCAACCCTGGAAGACACATTAACGTCATTATCTTGGGAGCAACTAAATGATCCAAATATCGCGTCGATTAACTTTTTCTTGGAATACTTATCAAAGCATTGAACTGGGATAACCGATATCAAGTTGATAAAACCAACTGAGCCGTCATTTATTCCGTTAGCaaagttttcaattaatataattagtAAAGCATCAACCATGTTCCTCTGTTCAAAAAAAACGTCaccattattttcaaagtaGTTCAAAAGATATGATCCAAAATctaattgattcaaatataacCTCATGATTTCAAGAGTTTGTGATTTCGAAAAGAATTTGTCAATTAGTACCAACCATCTATTAAATAAAGTCATAAGCACATAACGAATCTTATCTGATTTCAAGgtcttcaaatatttaacGAAgtctttattatattggtTAAACGATCCATCATTTCCTGTAATTTCGATAAGACGAAATAtggtataataataatattctgAGGAACAGACAGGTGAATTGGAAACATAGGAGATAAACTTCGGGTTGTTTTCCAATACCTCTTCATTATACAAACACAAAATATAGAATCTAATTTCCCAGAAGCTACTTGTCGGTTCAGTGAATAGTTTACTTTGACTAAGTAGGAGCTTCTTGACAGATTCAACTTTATTTAATGGGCAAATCAACAAACCTTTAATAATGGAATTTGTCAAAGGTAAGGCATCACTCTGTCCAAATGAAAACGATAACAATATGTTCAACTGATTCGTGGACaagttattgattttgctTGAGATGATATCAATGAATTCACTAGATCTCCAAATTGAAGCTTTACGAATTATattaatccaaatattttgaaaaaactCAACAAACTCCCTTGCTTTAATGTAGGCCTCTGCTACGCTTTTACCAATATCTAATATAGTTTTACTGTTCACACTACTTGGTATATTTGAGAGAACCTCTTCGGCATTATTCATTGCCAATTCGATAtccaaattgaataaatggATGACCAAACTCCAGTTTATGTTATTTTTAGAATTAGATTTAACTTCTTTATCATAGATCGACGAGAAAAATTCagttgataatgatttattgacacttgataatatttctaacAATGTTTCAGACATTTGATTGAACTTTTTAGTGTTGATTATAGAGAGGAAAACCTCTTCACATAGTTTCATATCTTTGCTTGATAAGTTGTTTATAACCAAAACGAACAAATACTTGAGTGATTCGAACGAAATATCATTAGCATATTTAGATAAAAGCAATTCGATGTTTCCCTTCAAGCCACCAATTGAATCCTTATTAAATATCACTTTGCATATTATGTTCTGAATTATAGTTTTAGACTGAGATAAGTTagatttttcttcttcgctTTTGATAAAATGTAATGCTGGTGGAATAAATTCTCCGAAGAATTTGGTTACACTCTTCTTACTATACTTATAGTTAACGTTGAGTTGAGGTATTTGATAAAGTTTGTAGATTACATCGGTCCAGTCGTTGATAATTTCGTCactgaaattgatttcgttgtataaatgatttaaagACGTAACGTAGGATGCAAGTAAGTTAATCGACGAATtgtcatcaatttcaatgtaAAAATCGTTCATGACTATATTAGTTGTTTGCATCACATTTTCCAATAGCTTGACGTCTGCTTTTTGATTAGAGTTTTTTAATATGTTTGTAAGTAAATCAACGAATTTTAGCTTTTTCATCGATCTATTCCtagatattttatcattatctaaGCCTATCCATACTTTTCTGAATAAGATCCAGCATTGGGTATCGTATTTCCAGTTCTTAAAGTGGTTGTTATCGTTGAATCTATCGCATAACAAAtcgaagatgaaaatgtGTTTGTTAGGCAAGTGGACGTTTATAGTGTCATCTAGAATTTGATTTGCAGTTAATACAATCTTGTCCAACGAGCCACCTTTCGCTCTTAGAAAACGTGTTACGCCTTCTGCTGTATTCAATGTATCCATGACCACTTGGAGATGTCTGGTCGAGTGGTATGCAAAGGAAAAAGCGTTGCAATTTTACTGTAGCTCGCTCATCTTacaaaatgattttttaaaaaattcGATGGCATCAAGCGTGAGGGCCAATACGGTTGTGCATCATGATTTCCAAAGACAACCAAGCTGATACGTACAACACAATATGCTCCTTCACCCTAATCTACTACTCTACACCATAAATACTTCTACAGGTTAATAGTCCAAACTAACGCCAAGTCGaatacattatttaataactAATACAGTTCTAATCTAGATTAACAAAGTTTCAATCTTATCCTTGATACCGTAGATTTGGTTCTTCATAGCAGAAGCTTCGTTGGTAGTGACAGATGCAGCAATGACTGGTCTGGAAACACCACAAGCTCTACCTAATGCAGTCTTCGATGGGACAAAAACGTATGGAACGTTCTTATCTTCACACAATAATGGCAAGTGTAACAAGATTTCAATTGGTTCGGTATCAGCAGCcatgatgatgaattcagAAATACCTCTGTTCAAGGTCTTGGTAGCTTCGTTAGCAcctttcttcaattgtcTCAAGTTTTGAGATTGTTGGACAACATCCAAGATTTGTTGTGTTAATGCAGAATCAGCTAAAGGAAAAGCCTTTGGGTTTGGAGCAGACATGTTCTTTCGATATATAGTTTATAGGGTTCCTTGCGATAGCTCACCAGaagattattgaatatcaaaggtatttaatatatatatttatcagaatttttcactaaTTAGTACCTCATCTCATAAAATCTTGCCATTACCCGCCTCACAAAAATTCAGTCTCAAGTTTACCCTAGCATACGAGTTAGTGATATACCGGACAAAATCGTAGCTGAACAACCGCCAAATGTTCAATACAAGGAAATTCATCATCCCTTTAATCAAGAAGTCAACTATTTGAAGTATTGATAACCAATTAAACAGTTGAATCAATTAAGAAGACCTCATAATAATTATCCGTAATGTCTGATTTATGGTATGTATTTCGAAAATAGCCTGAGGAGTGTCAATTAGATTGTAATCGAGGAACATGGCGAATGCTACGAAGTTAGCAAATCGGGGAGATAAGAAGCATTATTAGTTGATTGACAAATCGTGGTAGATGACAGAGAAGCTAAATGGGCGAAGAAAGCTgaaatatagaaataagaataattaaGGTACTAACCGAGTTCTAGTCCTGTTTACGCTCCTTTCTTTGGATCCATGGGTTGTGCTGCAGCCATTGTGTTCACCTGTTTTGGTGCCTCTTACGGTACTGCTAAGTCAGGAGTTGGTATTTGTGCCACCTGTGTGTTGAGACCAGATTTATTGGTTAAAAACATTGTTCCAGTTATTATGGCGGGTATTATTGCCATTTATGGGTTGGTTGTGTCAGTGTTAGTTACCGACTCATTGAAGCAAAAACAAGCCTTATACACCGGTTTCATTCAATTAGGAGCTGGTTTGTCAGTCGGATTATCTGGATTGGCAGCTGGTTTCGCCATTGGAATTGTTGGTGATGCCGGTGTCAGAGGTACTGCGCAACAACCAAGATTATTCGTTGGtatgattttaattttgattttcgCCGAAGTCTTAGGTTTATACGGTTTGATTGTCGCTTTATTGTTGAACTCTAGAGCTACTCAAGATGTCACTTGTTAAAGGAAACCTcaaaaacaaaaacaacTTTTGTCGTTcatttcttttaatttttttattacaTCGAACAATCTCTGTCTTTTTGTACTCTAGAAGCTTACCAATTCTTTTGTATAGTTGATATCAATTGACTAGAATTAGCATAAAATGATATTTATTGCTACCTTTACCGcgtatttgatttcttagTTATCTTATAGACAAGTAAGGAATTATGATGGGCTAAGCACTTGCACACCATGTTTATTTTGTTTCCTTTACCTTTTTATAGTTTAAGAGTAAGGACGTTTTCATAACAATCTGTAAATGTTTATTTgagatatatatattacatGTGGTCTACGTATACCTTACCAATTTTAGCAACCACTTCGTTTCTTAATAGTTTTATTAAAGACTTGAGATCTTTGGGCAAGGTATTGCCACTTTTTTGCAAGATATTTCTCCAGTCGTAGCTCTCGGTTGTATTTTCGATATTGCTGAtcgaatatttatataagcTTTCGCCCTCTGTgtattcatcatcattagcttgaaattcaaatgtatcaatcaattcaatgATTACAATTAAGTCCGGCAATTGGAACTTCATACCCGAGTCGATTAAGAAAGGGATAATCTGACATAATAATAGTGGGTAAAATTTTTTAGGTAAGTGATTAAATCTTATTAAATGCACtaatttggataaattaTCCATAGCAGTGGTACTGCGTGATTGCTCCAAcgatttgaaaaattccaCTAAAACAGCGTATGGTGAAAGACATTGCCTTATGACAGGATGTATTTCAAAGCCAGTATCAACTTTATGacatataatattatttattaactcATCCTTAATCGGTCTATTATTCACCAAACTATCTTGAAAGACGATATCCCAGATAATATGATGAACTTGCTTCATACCCTCATTTGACTCATTAGTCATCGAATCTGGATCATAGCAATTAACAAACATATTTAGAGACTCATAAAGATAGCCATCCTTCAATGATTTGTTTCCGTAAACCTGGTACAACTTTCGAGCAGTGTGAATTAAGTTCAATTTGGCACATATTGTCAAAGTCCATTCTAAGTCATCATTAGTTTTGCATTCATAATGCGGTAAGAACTCTGATATTGTATTACGATTGTTGACGGATGATTGTGAGGAACTAGAAATATCGTTATTAGATAGCAACCCAATCCCAACGGGTACTAAATAATGTGAGTTTAAGCATTGGTATGCATGTGTAGTCAATAAGTATTCTGAAATAGTTTTCCtgttaattaattcttgtaaatCCTTAGAGTTTATGGCGGAAtaataattgttcaataatcCTTTAAGCTCAAGCAATCTTGCAACATATGCAGCAGTAGCGGAGTCGATTGTGTCAACAGATACCAACATttttaagaatttttcttctaaaatattaacaaaGCATTGCTCACTTATTATACTTAAAACATCACTATCTTCAATCAAAGCAGGAGGCTTCTCACTAATTGCAACATTAAAGTaatctttaaataatttatcatcatctcTAACTTGATATAAAGACAATGCCGTATATATTTCATACCATTTATCGCAATGTATAGCAATTGTTTTAGGTAAGCCAGTAAGTATGcataataaatcataaatttgattaagGATGATTAAATCTTTTGAGTCAGTTATGTTGGCTTTAAATTTCAGAAACAAATCTCTAAACTCACAACAGGATAGTTTCCACTCATGAAATTGATGTTTCATGGACATACTAGTATAGTTTTTTAATAACATTGAGAAGTCTTGTATAACTGAGAACAACTCTGGAGCATTTTCCTCTAACTCTTCATATTGTGATTTCTCTATTGCAGCAATTGCTTGAGTGAGTAGACCTCTAGTGATTAGTTGCGATAAGTAAGTATTCCAAAATTGGGGATGAGTATAAGGCTTAGGGGAGTTTACCATAACAGACTCCACCAATTCTTTATCAGGTTTATAATCAAATCTATTAATCCACTTAGCTATCGATTCTGGCTTCATTCTAGTATCAGAACAAAAGTAATTAGCATGAAGACAGTCTAGTATActcaataaataataaaattgttCTGTTGTCTCGTCATCAACGCCAATGCTTTCTATATCGTGTATGTATTGAGTTAagttttcaacaattttagTAAATGCTTCATCGATTTTATGCATTCTTTGCGCTTTCCTGGCActatttccaaattttgCAGAAGTGCTAATCAATCCAATAGGATCCTCGTCATCTTCTAAATCAATTCGGgtaatatcatcatttgtaaatccttcaattattttgaacAATGAGTTTATATATTTAGTATACGACTTTGAAACATCATTTTGGGTCAAACTGTCCTTATATTGTCCTGAATCAAATTGAAACTCAATAACATCATCTGACTTTAACCAATCTTGCAATCTTATATAGTCTTGTTTTGAAGGTTTATCTTTCAATGGTTCTGATGCGGAACTATCGCTGAACGATTCTGTTTCTGAAGATGCTGAGTCATCTGGAATTTCCAACATCTCAATGTCATCAAACTTCTGACTCAAAGTCGATGGTTCTTGATCACCcatgatgaattattgtaCGGTTAGGCTTATGCTATTTTATTCTATTTagtattcaataatatgtaAATTTTCTAGAAAACGacaaaaacaaaaaagTCGTGTAGTTGACAAATAAGAACTACTAAATGCAGCATTCATAGTAAGCTACTCTCGTAGACCAATCTTTGTAGGAGCCTTTTGTTCTTATAACAGACTTTTAGACTTGTCTTCATGTCGTTCaacaattcttcatctgttTTGTTTCGTTGACCAGAATTGTTAAGCTGATGGTCGCGCTTAAGCcattttcttattattgcCAAATCAAACATACCGAAAGCATCTtttcttatataatttCCAGATTCATTCTTAGATAAGGTTCTCCAATCTTTTGTTGAGAGCCAATTACTATAATTGAGCGCCTTTGTTGTTTTATTTGTCAAAGTTAGAGTTTTCAGATACGAAATCAACTCTGCTTGGCATTTTACTAAGATTTTTTCGATGTCTTCTCTTGATTCTTGAACAACTTTGCTCACACAATATAACCCACCATTAACCGTACCAATAACAGCAGTTGTATGCAAAAGAggtttgatttcattaacTTTATCGAATTTCAACgcaaaattttgtttttggGCGGAATGATCGATGAccttaataatattaatctGTTCTCCGATATTGAATGCAAACGTTTGATCTGCTTCATTGTTATCGGGATTTATTTGAAGGGAAGACAAATTACCCAAGGAGTCACCAAAGATGACCTCAGTCTGgtcttcaatatttttgacAGCATCAAAACTTGAGAGAAAATATGGATCAAAGCTGCATCGTATTTTCAGCATAGAGAGCTTGATGTGAGCTTCATTGGTTTCACTTTCATGGTCATCATCAGTAGGATAATTAAGCTCTCCAATATATAAACCCTTCATTATATCACccattataatatatttatcagtTGAAATAGCACCAAGTGCATATATAGGCAATTGAACAATCGAACCTGTAAGTAACTGCCAGACTAAATTACTCCTATCTGGGTCATAAATCAAGTCTACTATGAAAGTGATGTTGCCTCCAACAATAAACTTGAGTTTATCACAATCAATGAGTCGTACAGTCTGTGATATTAATTCAGAACCATCAGATAAACCAAGTATATCTATCAGCGAAAGCCTCTTTATCTTATTCTTTTTAATATGGAATATCAGGAGTATCTCATTCTTATTGGGGCTATTACTTAGAATAACGAATGAATGTTTTGGAATCATCAGCTCCATACCGCTTGGAACCATGCATATGTCAACTATATCCCAAGAGGAATTATTTGCAAAGTCGAAAATGTCAACAACattcattgaagaatcGTCAATTAGCTTCAAATATGAGTATTTTTGGTATTCACCATTGATTGagtttattttattttcaaagcAAATTAGTATTGACAAATTCGAATGGGGAATGTGTAACGATTTggtatttgataaatttgaatacattATAGTATCGTTTGCATATTTGCTAGAATCTTTCTTTAACGAATACAAAGTTACCTTGTTTATACTCGTAGACACGAGGagttcttcttcatttaaaaaaattatattattaatattattgacCTCAGCAATTGGAACAAGTTTGTAGAAATTTGTTTCgtcaataaataatccGAATATCTGGTTTGTATCAGCCATAAGaatattgttatttttGCTCTTGAAAAATCTATAAGGTAACCCAGATGCACACTGTGATATAACTGTTTGTTTGTTATTTACTTCAgtattcaaatcaaaatagACTTGACCAACTGATCCATTTCCAGACAGGAAAAGAAGCCATATAGATGAAGATACGACGTTATCTTCTAATAAGATAGCGCAAGAAGAAATCCCATTAGTCGAATCAAATACGGCTTCTTGAAGAAGGATTTTGGCCTTGGGCAAATCCTCCGAAATCATATGTAGCTCATAAGACCCATCATCGAAAGCCGCTAATAACAAGAATCTGTTGTCGCAAATATGAaccaaatcaatttcagtTACTTGTTTGAATTCGGACGCTAAGTTAAAccttttaataatatgtGTCCCCTTTTGCATgtaaatttcatttttggaCGTCAAATATACAAATGTACCACTTTCcataattttgcaataaaaTATCCTTTCGTTTGTCACCGCCTGATTATTTATGTAGCATCCCTGCTCAGTCGCAGATATCCTATCACCATCTATTATTCTCTGGTTTAATACTAGCTCAGGAACGCCACACTGAAAATCACCAAGTTTCCTGAAAGCTGAATTAGACCCCTTCGCTTCAAGTAGATATTCTCCATTAATCTTCCCATTCATATCCTTAGTGGCAATATGATAAGTTTTATTCTGCACGTTAAGTAACAATATTTGGCTGGTATCTAAGGCTGTACCAAACTGCTTGATACAAgttaattcaaaaatattattatgaaCTTTTCTAAATTCA encodes:
- a CDS encoding DEHA2F11660p (weakly similar to uniprot|P46673 Saccharomyces cerevisiae YJR042W NUP85 Subunit of the Nup84p subcomplex of the nuclear pore complex (NPC) required for assembly of the subcomplex and also for formation of the nucleocytoplasmic Gsp1p concentration gradient that plays a role in nuclear trafficking), which gives rise to MGDQEPSTLSQKFDDIEMLEIPDDSASSETESFSDSSASEPLKDKPSKQDYIRLQDWLKSDDVIEFQFDSGQYKDSLTQNDVSKSYTKYINSLFKIIEGFTNDDITRIDLEDDEDPIGLISTSAKFGNSARKAQRMHKIDEAFTKIVENLTQYIHDIESIGVDDETTEQFYYLLSILDCLHANYFCSDTRMKPESIAKWINRFDYKPDKELVESVMVNSPKPYTHPQFWNTYLSQLITRGLLTQAIAAIEKSQYEELEENAPELFSVIQDFSMLLKNYTSMSMKHQFHEWKLSCCEFRDLFSKFKANITDSKDLIILNQIYDLLCILTGLPKTIAIHCDKWYEIYTALSLYQVRDDDKLFKDYFNVAISEKPPALIEDSDVLSIISEQCFVNILEEKFLKMLVSVDTIDSATAAYVARLLELKGLLNNYYSAINSKDLQELINRKTISEYLLTTHAYQCLNSHYLVPVGIGLLSNNDISSSSQSSVNNRNTISEFLPHYECKTNDDLEWTLTICAKLNLIHTARKLYQVYGNKSLKDGYLYESLNMFVNCYDPDSMTNESNEGMKQVHHIIWDIVFQDSLVNNRPIKDELINNIICHKVDTGFEIHPVIRQCLSPYAVLVEFFKSLEQSRSTTAMDNLSKLVHLIRFNHLPKKFYPLLLCQIIPFLIDSGMKFQLPDLIVIIELIDTFEFQANDDEYTEGESLYKYSISNIENTTESYDWRNILQKSGNTLPKDLKSLIKLLRNEVVAKIGKVYVDHM
- a CDS encoding DEHA2F11638p (highly similar to uniprot|P25515 Saccharomyces cerevisiae YEL027W CUP5 Proteolipid subunit of the vacuolar H()-ATPase V0 sector (subunit c dicyclohexylcarbodiimide binding subunit) required for vacuolar acidification and important for copper and iron metal ion homeostasis); the encoded protein is MSDLCPVYAPFFGSMGCAAAIVFTCFGASYGTAKSGVGICATCVLRPDLLVKNIVPVIMAGIIAIYGLVVSVLVTDSLKQKQALYTGFIQLGAGLSVGLSGLAAGFAIGIVGDAGVRGTAQQPRLFVGMILILIFAEVLGLYGLIVALLLNSRATQDVTC
- a CDS encoding DEHA2F11682p (some similarities with uniprot|O13807 Schizosaccharomyces pombe ddb1 DNA damage binding protein 1 AND weakly similar to CA6151|IPF1853 Candida albicans IPF1853 unknown function), whose protein sequence is MNYLLSEIRPPNCINRSVYANIFTKQKASLVVNKVNQLEFYVVHTESEEPCLELKDVLTIDEPLSAVIPFQPPQLKNEWLMVLTESNALFYIGYNQETENFVRINGAVLNGSGQQQLLDVEPIMMSKFTEESGYFIVHCFQGMIQLLVLNKDTKFDTLLVDTTNKRGKKNVPRNDAWNANTTAIGNIVVHQMVILQNTNKFEDTLAVLYRDFQYNYSLRYYRISPEEGKLSLLIQFEEFDEPPTCIIAPKTGGLLVLTSLHIFYFANPMVNLQLKNEGDSIFLSRNGEQQLVVKKLDSSSYSELMTSSFTNYTIIDDNRILVVTNTGMSYIIYFDSKFNGKRAEVISSISLIELGMTTVASDVHHIDKNIFFASSKLSQSILFEILQQKPFINVSQFIPSSPPLLNIDTKFTGMQRTLLTCGGGYDSGEFRKVHNNIFELTCIKQFGTALDTSQILLLNVQNKTYHIATKDMNGKINGEYLLEAKGSNSAFRKLGDFQCGVPELVLNQRIIDGDRISATEQGCYINNQAVTNERIFYCKIMESGTFVYLTSKNEIYMQKGTHIIKRFNLASEFKQVTEIDLVHICDNRFLLLAAFDDGSYELHMISEDLPKAKILLQEAVFDSTNGISSCAILLEDNVVSSSIWLLFSSGNGSVGQVYFDLNTEVNNKQTVISQCASGLPYRFFKSKNNNILMADTNQIFGLFIDETNFYKLVPIAEVNNINNIIFLNEEELLVSTSINKVTLYSLKKDSSKYANDTIMYSNLSNTKSLHIPHSNLSILICFENKINSINGEYQKYSYLKLIDDSSMNVVDIFDFANNSSWDIVDICMVPSGMESMIPKHSFVILSNSPNKNEILSIFHIKKNKIKRLSSIDILGLSDGSELISQTVRLIDCDKLKFIVGGNITFIVDLIYDPDRSNLVWQLLTGSIVQLPIYALGAISTDKYIIMGDIMKGLYIGELNYPTDDDHESETNEAHIKLSMSKIRCSFDPYFLSSFDAVKNIEDQTEVIFGDSLGNLSSLQINPDNNEADQTFAFNIGEQINIIKVIDHSAQKQNFALKFDKVNEIKPLLHTTAVIGTVNGGLYCVSKVVQESREDIEKILVKCQAELISYSKTLTLTNKTTKALNYSNWLSTKDWRTLSKNESGNYIRKDAFGMFDLAIIRKWLKRDHQLNNSGQRNKTDEELLNDMKTSLKVCYKNKRLLQRLVYESSLL